The Halomonas sp. KG2 genome segment TGCCGAAGAAGCTGGCCGTGACTTCAAAATTGGCTACAGCATTCCCAAAGAGGGGGCTGCGCTGTGGTTTGATATGATGGCAGTGCCCGCGGATGCGCCGAATTCTGAAAATGCCCACGCCTTCATTAATTTTATTCTTGATCCGGAAATCGCCGCTGAAATTACCGAGTACGTGCGTTATGCCAACCCTAATGCGGCGGCTAATGAATATCTCTCGGATGAAATTATCAATGACCCGGCTATTTACCCTGAAGCCGAGGTGATGGAAAACCTCTATTTGCAGGCTGAAAAACCTCAAGACGTTCTGCGCGCACGTACGCGTATCTGGAATCGCGTCAAATCAGGTCGTTAATTTAGTCATCGCCTAACAGCGAGCCAAGCGAATGCTGGGCTCGCTGTTACTTTTTTAACGCCCGGTTTCCGGGCCTTTTGATGGGAGTGGCGAATGGTCACTACGCCCCTGTCGAACGAGCCGTCATCCTCTCCTGCGGTAACTCCTCTCGCCGCTCAGCGCGCTCAGGGAAAAACGCCAAGGTTTGCAGAAGATAGTGTGCTTGAGGTAAAGCGCTTAAGTAAGCGCTTCGACGATGCGCTTGCGGTCGATGATGTTAATTTACAGGTAAAGCGCGGCGAAATTTTCGCCTTGCTAGGTGGGTCAGGATCAGGCAAGTCGACGTTGTTGCGTATGTTGGCGGGGTTTGAAACGCCCAGCGAAGGGCGGATTCTGCTAGGCGACGAAGATATCACCTCTATGCCGCCACATAAGCGTCAAATCAATATGATGTTTCAATCCTACGCGTTATTTCCCCACATGACGGTAGCGCAAAACATCGCTTTTGGGCTCAAGCAGGACAAGCTAGCTAAGGCCGATGTCGATGCCCGTGTCGCGCAAATGCTCAAACTAGTGCATATGGAACGTTTTGCTAAGCGTAAACCGCATCAGCTTTCCGGCGGACAGCGCCAGCGGGTAGCGCTTGCCCGTTCACTGGCCAAACGTCCCAAGCTGCTGTTGCTGGATGAGCCGATGGGGGCGTTGGATAAAAAACTGCGCACTGAAATGCAGCTTGAGGTTGTCGAGATCATTGAGCAGGTAGGAGTGACCTGCATCATGGTTACCCACGACCAAGAAGAAGCCATGACCATGGCGGACCGCGTGGCGATTATGGCCGACGGCTGGATAGAGCAGGTGGGTTCGCCGGTCGATATTTATGAAAGCCCGGCCAGCCGAATGGTGGCGGAATTTGTCGGTACGGTGAATCTGTTCGAAGGCGAAATCATCGAAGACGCTGCGGACCACTGTCGCATTGCATCACCCGCCCTATCTCGACCGATCTATATTGATCATGGCATTACGACCCAGGCGGTAGATCGCCGCGTGTGGGCTGCGCTGCGCCCGGAGAAAATTTGGCTAACCCGTGAGCAGCCATCCGCAGAGTATAACTGGGAAGCAGGCAAGGTTGATGATATTGCTTACTTGGGCGGCTACTCGCTTTACTACGTGCGTACTGCTTCTGGGCAAATGATTAAAGTGAGTATGGCCAATACTGAGCGGCGTGGTGATCGTCCAACCTGGGAGGATAGTGTTTATGTCTATTGGGAAGACCATAGCGCTATCGTGCTGAACCGCTAATGCCTCAGTGGCTGACAGGAGATCGTCTATCGTGATGCCATCTCGCATTGCAGGCTTCGTAAAGCGGTTGCAATTAGGTCGTCGCGCAGTTATCGCGCTTCCGCTTTTGTGGCTTACGCTGTTCTTTTTGTTGCCGTTTGCGCTGGTCCTAAAGATTAGTCTTTCGCAAGCAGCAATTGCTATTCCACCCTATGGGCCGCTGGTGGAGTATGCTGATCAAACACTCAATATCTTTTTGAATCTGGGCAACTATTTGTTTTTGTTGTCAGATTCTCTCTATGTGGCGGCCTACTGGGGCTCGATAAAAACCGCATTTGTAGCGACAGCGATATGCCTGTTGATTGGCTATCCGATGGCGTATGCGATGGCGCGTGCTCCGGGGCGCTGGCAACTTATTTTGCTGCTGTTGGTGATGCTGCCGTCGTGGACGTCGTTTTTGATTCGCGTCTATGCATGGATGGGTATTTTAAGTAATAGCGGGTTAATCAATAACGTATTGCTGGGAATGGGGCTGATCGACTCACCGCTACGCATGATGAACACCCAGTTTGCTGTCATTATCGGCATTGTTTATGCCTATCTGCCGTTTATGGTGCTACCGCTTTATGCCCATCTAACGCGGTTGGATAACTCGCTGCTAGAAGCGGCGTCTGATCTAGGTTCACGCAAGCTTAATACCTTTATCAAAGTCACGCTGCCGCTCTCTATGGGTGGAATCATCGCGGGCTCTATGCTGGTATTTATTCCCGCCGTCGGTGAGTTTGTGATCCCTGAACTGCTCGGGGGACCGGATACGCTGATGATTGGCAAAGTGTTGTGGGAAGAGTTCTTCTTAAACCGCGACTGGCCGGTGGCTTCGGCGTTAGCCATGGTAATGCTATTGCTGCTGTTAATTCCCATTGTGCTGTTCCATCGCTACCAGTCACGGGAGCTTGAATAATGATGAGACTGCGTAGACGTCCACGCTTTACCTCCGTGATGTTGGTGTTGGGTCTGTTGTTTCTTTATTTGCCGATGGCGGTATTGGTGGTCTACTCCTTCAATGCCTCACGACTGGTGACCGTGTGGGCAGGCTTCTCTACACAATGGTATGGCGAACTATTTCGTGATCAACAGATCCTGTCGGCGGTGTGGACCAGTCTGAAAATTGCCTTTTTTGCCGCCAGCATGGCGGTATGCTTGGGTACAGTGGCCGCTTTTGTAATGACGCGTTATGGCCATTTTCGCGGCAAGACGGCACTGTCGAGTATGGTTACCGCGCCGCTGGTAATGCCGGAAGTTATTACGGGACTGTCGCTACTATTACTATTCGTGCAGATGGCTCAACTGATTGGCTGGCCGGCTGATCGTGGCATGGCGACTATTTGGATTGCTCACACAACGTTTTGCAGTGCGTATGTTGCGGTGGTTGTGGCAGCCCGCTTGCGTGAAATTGATCGCTCTATTGAAGAAGCTGCCATGGATTTAGGCTCGCCACCGGTGAAGACCTTCTTCTTTATTACGCTGCCGGTTATTTCGCCTGCATTAGCAGCGGGGTGGTTGCTGGCATTCACGCTGTCACTAGATGACTTGGTTATTGCCAGCTTCGTCTCTGGCCCTGGTGCCAACACGTTGCCAATGGTGGTGTTTTCGTCGGTGCGGATGGGGGTGTCGCCTAAGATCAATGCGCTGGCTACGCTGATTATTCTGGCGGTATCGCTGACGACGCTATTGGCGTGGTTCTTTATGCGTCGGGGTGAAGCAAAACGAAAAGCACTGCTGCGACAAGCCGAGAGTGCTTAGCGACGGGCGCTAAAGCACATCGTCGTCTCGCCCGGTGAGCACGGCTTCTAGCTCACCGGTTATTAGCGAGACAATGATGTGTAATTGAATCGGTGCACAGCACTGGTGGCAATCCTCCCAGGTATCGTGGCTACCTTGAGAGGTGTCGATAAGAAACGTGAGTGGTGTATCGCAGTAGGGGCAGTAAAAGTCATAATTGACTAGTGCGTCATCCTGCATGGCTATTTCCCCTTAATGTGATCGCTAGCGCCCTTTTATCGAAAAGCCCTGAAAATGAGCAACTCTGAAGATAATAGTGTAGCAGTGAGCCTGTCCGGTAGGACATGTAAGTAATGAATCAGGTAGGATAATAACGTATTCCTTAAAGCCACCTAGAGATGAGTGCGATGATGATACGACACATGGCAGTAGCGGCCTTTTTGGCCTTCCCGATGGTCGCCCAGGCAGAAACCCCGAACGTCACGCCTGGCGAGTGGGAGTTTGTCAGCGTGACCAGCATGAGTGGTGACATGCAAATTCCCGATCAAACGGAAACCGAACGTCAGTGCATCACTCAAGAAGAGCTGGATAGCGCTGAGTTTGGCTTCATTGAAGAGGAAGAGGGCTGCGAGTTGCTCAGCCAGGATATGAATGCCGATGGCCTTTCCTACAGCATGATTTGCCGTGCCGATGGCGGTGAAGCGACTATTGATGGCGAAATGCGTTTTATGGGTGAGAAGATCGAAGGCAACGTGGATATATTCACCCAATCGCCGATGGGCGAGCTGACCATGAATACAGTGATTGAAGGCGAGCGTATTGGTAACTGCGAATAAGACGGCAGTTAGCGTATCTTCATGACCTAAAACAAAAGGCGCCTGTGTGGCGCCTTTTGCTTAGTGCCAAGGCCGCTATATGACCTTTCTCAATGGTTCATGTTAGCGCTCGGGGGTATTAAGCGGCGTATGATGAGCGATAGGAGCGCTGGCTATCTCTTCTTCTAATTGGCGTTTAACGGCCCCAGGCGAGCCTGAGTAACGCGCAAGCAGGTCGTAGGCTACTGGGACGACAAACAGCGTAAACACGGTCGCGGAGCCAACACCCGCCATAATGACAGTGCCAATAACGAGTCGTGATTCCGCACCTGGACCGCTTGATAGTATCAGCGGTATTGCACCCGCCATTGTAGTGACCGCAGTCATTAGAATCGGTCGCAGGCGTGTTACCGACGCTTCAATCAAGGCAGAGCGAAACGCTTGGCCCTCATCGCGAAGCTGGTTGGCAAACTCAACAATCAGAATGCCATTTTTAGCGGCAAGGCCAATCAGTAGTACTAAGCCTACTTGGCTATAGATATTGAGTGATTGTCCGCTAAGCAGCAGAGCAAGCAGGGCGCCGATCATGGCTAGCGGGACGGTCAGCATGATAACAAACGGGTGAATTAAGCTTTCAAACTGGGCCGCAAGTACTAAGTAAACCACTACGGCACCGAGCACTAATAAGAACATGGTAGCGCCACTGGCCTGTTGAAAATCGCGAGAAGGCCCGGCAAGGTTTGTTTGTACCTCTTCAGGCAATACTTTGTCGGCGGCTTGTTGTAAGTATTCCAATGCTTCACCAAGGGGATAACCATCGGCTAGATTGGCTTCAATCGTAATGGCGCGAACGCGATCAAAGCGGTTCAATGTGCTAGCACCCGCGAAGTCAGAGAGCGTTACCAGGCTGGCTAGCGGAATCAGCTCTCCTGAACGTGCTGAGCGCACTTGAATATTGTTTAGCGCAGCAGGACTGTTTTGACCGCTGCGGTCACCTTCAAGGATGACATCGTACTCTTCCCCGTCATCTACATAGCGCGTGACGTTACGCCCACCGAGTAGCACTTCCAGCGTTCGACCTATCTCTGTCACCGTGACGCCCAACGCTGCCGCGCGCTCATAATTGATATCCACGCGTAACTGGGGCTGGGTCTCATCATAATTACTTTCGATAGCGGTAATACGTGGATTGTTTTCACGTACATGAGTAACCAACCTATCCCGCCAACGCGCTAAATCCTCGTAAGTACCGCCTCCGAGCACGAATTGCACAGGTTTTTGAGTGCGCTGTCCAAAACCTTGTCTCATCACTGGAAAGGCCTGAACACCCGGCAGTGTTCGTAGCTGCTGACGAATCTCGGCCATGATTTCCCAAGCGCTACGACGGCTTCCCCAGTCAGCCATGTTGACGATAATAAAACCGCTGTTGAAATTTTCGATATTACCAAAGCCACGTGGTGCACGAACCACAATGCGTTCAAGCTCACCATTGTCCACAAAAGGCGTCAATCTGGCCTCTATCTCATCCATATAGTCCATCATATAGTCAAACGTTGCGCCTTCTGGGCCGTTGACAAGGATAATGAAATTGCCTCGATCTTCTTGCGGGGTGTATTCATTGGGCAGCTCGGTTGCCAGCCAGGCGGTAGCGGCTATCAACAAGAAAAACAGGGCAACGATCAGCCACTTTAATGTGAGTACGATTTCTAATGCGCGCTGGTAACGACGTTGGGTGCCCGTTAGCAGCCACTGAACGGCTTGGCTAAGCCGGCTATCATGCATGCCCGGCTTGAGAATTTTAGAAGCCATCATCGGGGTGAGGGTAAGGGCTAGTAGGGTTGAGACAACAACCGCTGCCGCCATGGTAAGTGCGAACTCTGAAAATAGCCGACCAATATCCCCCTGCAGCATGCTGAGGGGAACGAAGACTGCCACTAGCACCAGCGTGGTAGCAATCACCGCAAAAGCGATTTGCCGTGTGCCTCGAAATGCTGCGACCAGAGGTGTTTCTCCGTAGTCGTGCATACGCCGATTGATATTTTCAAGCACTACAATCGCGTCATCAACAATCAACCCAATCGCCAGCACCAGCGCCAATAGCGTGAGTAGATTAATCGAAAAGTTCATAGCGGCTAGGGCGGTAAATGCCCCAATGACGGCAATCGGCACCGTCACTGCAGGCACTAATGTGGTGCGCAGATTACCTAAGAACATAAACATCACCACGACGACTAGCCCCATGGCGATAAACAGCGTCATCACGACTTGTTCGATAGCGCCTGAAACGAATACTGACGCATCATAGTTAAGGCTGAGTG includes the following:
- the potA gene encoding polyamine ABC transporter ATP-binding protein; protein product: MVTTPLSNEPSSSPAVTPLAAQRAQGKTPRFAEDSVLEVKRLSKRFDDALAVDDVNLQVKRGEIFALLGGSGSGKSTLLRMLAGFETPSEGRILLGDEDITSMPPHKRQINMMFQSYALFPHMTVAQNIAFGLKQDKLAKADVDARVAQMLKLVHMERFAKRKPHQLSGGQRQRVALARSLAKRPKLLLLDEPMGALDKKLRTEMQLEVVEIIEQVGVTCIMVTHDQEEAMTMADRVAIMADGWIEQVGSPVDIYESPASRMVAEFVGTVNLFEGEIIEDAADHCRIASPALSRPIYIDHGITTQAVDRRVWAALRPEKIWLTREQPSAEYNWEAGKVDDIAYLGGYSLYYVRTASGQMIKVSMANTERRGDRPTWEDSVYVYWEDHSAIVLNR
- a CDS encoding ABC transporter permease subunit; protein product: MMPSRIAGFVKRLQLGRRAVIALPLLWLTLFFLLPFALVLKISLSQAAIAIPPYGPLVEYADQTLNIFLNLGNYLFLLSDSLYVAAYWGSIKTAFVATAICLLIGYPMAYAMARAPGRWQLILLLLVMLPSWTSFLIRVYAWMGILSNSGLINNVLLGMGLIDSPLRMMNTQFAVIIGIVYAYLPFMVLPLYAHLTRLDNSLLEAASDLGSRKLNTFIKVTLPLSMGGIIAGSMLVFIPAVGEFVIPELLGGPDTLMIGKVLWEEFFLNRDWPVASALAMVMLLLLLIPIVLFHRYQSRELE
- a CDS encoding ABC transporter permease subunit, with the protein product MMRLRRRPRFTSVMLVLGLLFLYLPMAVLVVYSFNASRLVTVWAGFSTQWYGELFRDQQILSAVWTSLKIAFFAASMAVCLGTVAAFVMTRYGHFRGKTALSSMVTAPLVMPEVITGLSLLLLFVQMAQLIGWPADRGMATIWIAHTTFCSAYVAVVVAARLREIDRSIEEAAMDLGSPPVKTFFFITLPVISPALAAGWLLAFTLSLDDLVIASFVSGPGANTLPMVVFSSVRMGVSPKINALATLIILAVSLTTLLAWFFMRRGEAKRKALLRQAESA
- a CDS encoding CPXCG motif-containing cysteine-rich protein, with product MQDDALVNYDFYCPYCDTPLTFLIDTSQGSHDTWEDCHQCCAPIQLHIIVSLITGELEAVLTGRDDDVL
- a CDS encoding DUF3617 domain-containing protein, which encodes MMIRHMAVAAFLAFPMVAQAETPNVTPGEWEFVSVTSMSGDMQIPDQTETERQCITQEELDSAEFGFIEEEEGCELLSQDMNADGLSYSMICRADGGEATIDGEMRFMGEKIEGNVDIFTQSPMGELTMNTVIEGERIGNCE
- a CDS encoding efflux RND transporter permease subunit, giving the protein MRLSDISVQRPVLAMVIATLIIAFGLLALNRLPLQEYPTVDPPIVSIDTRYPGASASVVETRITQVLEDRIAGVEGIELITSQSEDGRSRVEIEFAITMDINAAANDIRDRISGALRNLPDDADNPEVTKADSSETIVVWLSLSGADYSITELTDYANRFLVDSLSVQPGVARVRVGGGRDYAMRVWLDRNAIAARGLTVGDIEDALRAENVELPAGSIESEDRQFIVRLPRSFATADDFKQIALIEGSNGYLVRLGDVARVEIGSVEDRSVFRANGIPMVGLGMIMQSTANVVELSEAVRQELDRLQGTLPEGMSLSLNYDASVFVSGAIEQVVMTLFIAMGLVVVVMFMFLGNLRTTLVPAVTVPIAVIGAFTALAAMNFSINLLTLLALVLAIGLIVDDAIVVLENINRRMHDYGETPLVAAFRGTRQIAFAVIATTLVLVAVFVPLSMLQGDIGRLFSEFALTMAAAVVVSTLLALTLTPMMASKILKPGMHDSRLSQAVQWLLTGTQRRYQRALEIVLTLKWLIVALFFLLIAATAWLATELPNEYTPQEDRGNFIILVNGPEGATFDYMMDYMDEIEARLTPFVDNGELERIVVRAPRGFGNIENFNSGFIIVNMADWGSRRSAWEIMAEIRQQLRTLPGVQAFPVMRQGFGQRTQKPVQFVLGGGTYEDLARWRDRLVTHVRENNPRITAIESNYDETQPQLRVDINYERAAALGVTVTEIGRTLEVLLGGRNVTRYVDDGEEYDVILEGDRSGQNSPAALNNIQVRSARSGELIPLASLVTLSDFAGASTLNRFDRVRAITIEANLADGYPLGEALEYLQQAADKVLPEEVQTNLAGPSRDFQQASGATMFLLVLGAVVVYLVLAAQFESLIHPFVIMLTVPLAMIGALLALLLSGQSLNIYSQVGLVLLIGLAAKNGILIVEFANQLRDEGQAFRSALIEASVTRLRPILMTAVTTMAGAIPLILSSGPGAESRLVIGTVIMAGVGSATVFTLFVVPVAYDLLARYSGSPGAVKRQLEEEIASAPIAHHTPLNTPER